Proteins encoded in a region of the Zea mays cultivar B73 chromosome 4, Zm-B73-REFERENCE-NAM-5.0, whole genome shotgun sequence genome:
- the LOC100303833 gene encoding uncharacterized protein LOC100303833, producing the protein MRLPWPWRRKPAPQHDDVPVAVSTHLHVAAGDDDDDDNGVDSESTASSERSHLTLPVEEPVHVHDEADPQDGVHAHYEVAGSVSDEDTLSGSGSDSDPNGAGHRSRAAKRHHNPRGGRRRRSARVPAFTVAGTAAAVMLLVLAVLVAWKRRQRAAGC; encoded by the coding sequence ATGAGATTGCCGTGGCCGTGGCGGCGGAAGCCCGCGCCGCAGCATGATGATGTGCCGGTGGCGGTGAGCACCCACCTCCACGTCGCAgccggtgacgacgacgacgacgacaacggcGTTGACTCCGAGTCCACGGCGTCGTCGGAGCGCAGCCACCTCACGCTTCCGGTGGAGGAGCCGGTCCACGTCCACGACGAGGCTGATCCCCAGGACGGGGTCCACGCTCACTACGAGGTGGCTGGTTCCGTTTCGGATGAGGACACACTGAGCGGCAGCGGCAGCGACAGCGATCCGAACGGCGCCGGGCACCGGTCGAGAGCAGCCAAGAGACACCACAACCCAAGAGGGGGGAGGAGGCGGCGATCTGCCCGAGTGCCGGCGTTCACGGTCGCTGGCACCGCCGCGGCGGTCATGCTGCTCGTGCTCGCGGTGCTCGTCGCCTGGAAGAGGAGGCAGCGCGCCGCCGGCTGCTAG